From the Candidatus Bathyarchaeota archaeon genome, one window contains:
- a CDS encoding beta-lactamase family protein: MVEIQGFCDERFLSVKEAFERNFKERLEVGASFAATLNGKFIIDLWSGYADAAQALPWEENTIVNVYSTTKIMTAICTLMLVDRGLLDLDSPVAKYWPEFAQNGKKKIPVRFLLSHSSGLFGWEEKITIEDLYDWDKVVNLLATQKPWWEPGTSSGYHSSTFGNLLGELVLRITGKTIGTFFKEEVAEPLKADFHIGLPKEHDYRVGELIPPPPADMNLNGEFDPNSVALKTFMNPLMNPEETKTRAWRAAELPADNGHGNARSVARITSAVACGGDVDEVHLLSIDIIERALEEQSYGKDLVLMIPIRFGLGFGLQNKERPIGPNQRILYWGGWGGSVSIMDLDAKLSIAYVMNKMVTTSIGDPRSTRLIEALYNSI, encoded by the coding sequence ATGGTTGAAATTCAAGGTTTTTGTGATGAACGATTCCTTTCCGTTAAAGAAGCTTTTGAAAGAAATTTTAAAGAGCGATTGGAAGTTGGTGCTTCATTTGCTGCAACTTTAAACGGTAAATTTATCATTGATTTATGGTCGGGTTATGCAGATGCCGCCCAAGCTCTGCCTTGGGAAGAAAATACAATAGTAAATGTGTATTCAACAACAAAAATTATGACTGCAATCTGCACTCTCATGCTCGTAGACCGTGGACTCTTAGATCTCGATTCTCCTGTAGCTAAATATTGGCCAGAATTTGCACAAAATGGAAAGAAAAAGATACCAGTAAGATTTCTTCTTAGTCACTCCTCAGGACTATTTGGGTGGGAGGAAAAAATTACTATTGAAGATCTTTACGATTGGGATAAAGTTGTAAATCTGCTTGCCACTCAAAAGCCATGGTGGGAGCCTGGAACCAGCAGTGGTTATCATAGTTCAACTTTTGGTAATCTTTTAGGAGAATTAGTTCTCCGCATAACAGGAAAAACAATTGGAACTTTTTTTAAAGAAGAGGTGGCTGAGCCTCTTAAAGCAGATTTTCATATAGGTCTTCCCAAAGAACATGATTATAGAGTTGGTGAATTAATTCCACCACCTCCAGCTGACATGAATCTAAATGGAGAATTTGACCCAAATTCTGTTGCCTTAAAAACATTTATGAATCCACTAATGAATCCTGAAGAAACTAAAACTAGAGCGTGGCGAGCTGCTGAACTCCCCGCAGATAATGGTCATGGTAATGCTAGATCAGTAGCGAGAATAACATCTGCAGTAGCTTGTGGGGGAGATGTTGATGAGGTGCACTTACTTTCAATTGATATAATTGAAAGAGCTTTAGAAGAACAGTCGTATGGAAAAGATTTAGTACTGATGATACCGATCCGTTTTGGTTTAGGATTTGGTCTTCAAAATAAGGAGCGTCCAATAGGGCCAAATCAACGAATCTTGTATTGGGGGGGATGGGGTGGATCTGTAAGTATAATGGATCTTGACGCTAAATTGAGTATTGCCTATGTTATGAATAAAATGGTTACCACATCTATAGGAGATCCACGTAGTACAAGACTTATTGAAGCGTTATACAATTCAATTTAA
- a CDS encoding saccharopine dehydrogenase NADP-binding domain-containing protein produces the protein MNVLALGGSGDMGRMAVAILLESPKIDSITVADKNYERANHLVDLTDSEKLSAVEIDVTEKNKLTGLISSHDIVINTVGPYYRFASIILEAVIKARKPYVDICDDWKPTLDLLKMDDKAKKAEVTALVGMGSSPGITNLMAVIASAKLDDVDDLITAWGYSAGEGRGKKPQYFIEPRQFYQKFKDLPVIANAAIMHLFYETLEEIPTYRDGKFVDIKPLTDADPLQFPGFEDTYVCHIGHPEPVTLPRVIKANSVSNLMYLGKTATEVIRKYTQQISKNELTISEATIQFDKESRAMLKNPELIKEYIGMPPGLSVIATGKKDGKQMKVAIGNNRVPFGGMAGVTSVPIAIVADMIINGEITEKGVLTPEEAISDPMEFFNRYAKYCGKNLKGKDVLLIREVQL, from the coding sequence ATGAACGTTTTAGCGTTAGGAGGTTCAGGGGATATGGGAAGAATGGCTGTAGCTATACTCCTCGAATCTCCAAAAATAGACTCAATTACTGTTGCGGACAAAAATTATGAAAGAGCTAACCACCTTGTAGATTTAACCGATTCGGAAAAATTAAGTGCGGTAGAAATAGATGTAACAGAAAAAAATAAACTCACGGGATTAATATCGTCTCATGATATTGTTATAAACACGGTTGGACCATATTACAGATTCGCAAGTATTATACTAGAAGCAGTTATTAAAGCCAGGAAACCATACGTAGATATATGTGATGATTGGAAGCCCACCTTAGATTTACTTAAAATGGATGATAAGGCAAAAAAGGCTGAAGTTACAGCGCTTGTTGGCATGGGATCAAGTCCAGGAATTACAAACTTGATGGCAGTAATAGCTTCCGCTAAACTTGATGATGTGGATGATCTTATTACTGCATGGGGATATAGTGCTGGAGAAGGAAGGGGGAAGAAACCACAATATTTTATTGAACCAAGACAGTTCTATCAAAAATTTAAAGATTTACCGGTTATTGCTAATGCCGCAATTATGCATCTATTTTACGAAACCTTAGAGGAAATTCCTACCTATAGAGATGGTAAATTTGTTGATATTAAACCTCTTACAGATGCAGATCCCCTTCAATTTCCTGGATTTGAAGATACTTATGTTTGTCATATAGGACATCCTGAACCTGTTACTCTACCTAGAGTCATAAAAGCCAATTCTGTTTCAAACTTAATGTATTTGGGTAAAACTGCTACTGAAGTTATTCGAAAATATACTCAACAAATATCTAAAAATGAGCTAACTATTAGCGAGGCAACAATACAATTTGATAAAGAATCTAGAGCTATGCTTAAAAATCCAGAGCTCATAAAAGAATATATCGGTATGCCCCCTGGACTGAGTGTAATAGCAACTGGTAAAAAAGATGGAAAACAAATGAAAGTAGCTATTGGGAATAATCGTGTTCCATTTGGAGGAATGGCTGGGGTTACATCAGTTCCAATTGCAATTGTAGCAGATATGATAATAAATGGTGAAATAACTGAGAAAGGAGTTCTTACACCCGAAGAAGCAATATCAGATCCAATGGAATTTTTTAATAGATATGCTAAATATTGTGGCAAAAACCTCAAAGGAAAGGACGTTCTACTTATAAGGGAAGTCCAACTTTAA